The Ferrovibrio sp. MS7 sequence CGCCCCGGCCCGGAAGAAACACCGGAACGCCAGCAGGCAATGGCGGAAGAGATTGCCACCTTTGCCATCCGTGGATTGGGCAGCAAGAGCCATGGCTGAAGCGCGTCCGTTTTCCGACAAGTTCTGGGATGAGCGCGAAACCTGGTCGCGCGACCGCCTGGAATCCGAACAGCTTGCAGCGCTGAAGCGCCAACTCGCCTATGTTGGCGCCAACAGCATCTACTACAAGCGCGCCTTCAAGGAAGTCGGCTTCGATCCCGCCGGCCTCAAGAGTTTCGCGGATCTGTCGCGCCTGCCGCTGACCAAGAAGGCTGATTATGTCGCCTCCGTGCAGCGTCAGCCGCCCTGGGGCGAATTCGTCGCCGCGCCGCGCGAGCAGGTGCGCCGCGTGCATTTCTCGTCCGGCACTACCGCCAAGCCGGCGCCGCAATTCTGGACCGAGGCGGATCTCACCCGCTGGGCCGATAATTACGCGCGCGGCGCCTGGTCGCAGGGCGTGCGGCCGGGCCAGGTCTTCCAGTGCCTGTTCACTTACACTTGGTTCGTCGGCGGCCTTGGTGCCACGGCGGGTTATCAGCGCGCCGGCGCCATCTGCATTCCCGCCGGCAGCGGCGAGACCGAGCGCCAGGTGCATTCGATCTATGAATTCGGCACCGAGATCATCTGCGGCACGCCGTCCTTCATGCTGCATCTGGCCGAAACGGCGGCCAAGCTTGGCTATGACAGTGCGGCTTCGCCGGTGAAACGCATCATGGTTGGCGGCGAGCCGGGCGCCAGCATTCCGGCGACGCGCAAGCGCATCGAGGAATTGTGGGGCGCGAAATGCTACGACGCCTATGGCTCGCTGGAATTCCAGACCATCGGCTGGGATTGCGAGGCACAGACCGGCCCGCATCTGCTGGAAGACTTCGCCTATGCCGAGATCGTCGATCCCGAGACCGGCAAGGCGGTGAATGATGGCCAGCGCGGCGTGCTGGTGCTGACGCATCTGGACAAGCAAGCCGGCCCGCTGGTGCGCTGGTGGACTGGCGACATCGTGTCGCGCCGGCGTGAGACCTGCGCCTGCGGCCGCACCCATGCCCGCCTGATCAATGGCGTGCTGGGCCGTGGCGACGACATGCTGGTGATCCGGGGCGTCAATCTTTTCCCCTCGGCGGTGGAAGAACTGATCCGCTCCACCAGCGGCACCACCGATGAATACCGCATCATTGTCGGCGGCAAGCTGACCGATGCCGGCGGCTTCCCCACCGGCATCCGTTTGCAGGTCGAGGCGCTTTCCGACGCCCCGGCGGATCTCGGTCAGCGCCTGAGCGTTCTGATCAAGGAGAGGCTGCAGGTACGGGCGGAAGTGGAATTGCTGGCGCCCGATACGCTGGCGCGTTCCAGCCACAAGTCGAAGCGCGTGATCCAGGAGCCGGCAGGATGAGCGATGCCGTGCTGAAAGACGGCTGCCTGAAAGCCGAGACCGTGGTGGTCACCGGCGCCGGTTCCGGGCTTGGCCGCGCCATCGCGCTGCGGCTGCTCGGCCTTGGTGCCCGCGTCATCGGCATCGGCCGTCGCGCGGAGCGGCTCGAGGAAACCGGCGCGTTGGCTGGCAACCATAGCGGTCGCTATGCTGTGCAGGCATTGGATGTCCGCGATGAAGCGGCGATCACCGAAGCCGCCAAGGCCATTGGCGAAAAGCATGACGTGACCGCGCTGGTGAACAATGCCGGTGGCCAGTTCGTGGCGCCGGCCACCGAGATTTCGCGGCGCGGCTGGAACTCGGTGATCGATCTCAATCTCACCGCTGTGTTCCGGCTTTGCCAGCTTTTCCAGCCGGCCCTGGCGAAAAGCGGCGGCGCCATCGTCAATATTTCGCTGAGCCCGATCGAGCGCGGCGCCATCGGCATGGCGCATGGCGTGGCGGCGCGCGCCGGCGTGCTGGGCCTGACCAAGTCGCTGGCGCTGGAATGGGCCGAGCAAGGCATCCGGGTCAATTGCATCGGGCCGGGTTCTGTCGCCACCGCCGGCCTGGATGATGAAGTGAGTGCCGAGACGCGGCCGCGTCTGGTCGCCGGCATCCCGCTCGGGCGTCTCACGCGGCCGGAGGAAGTGGCGGAATTCGTTGGTTACCTGATCAGTCCGGCAGGCCGCATGATTTCCGGGCAGATGCTGCAGATAGATGGCTTGGCGCATTTGGGTGCGCCGGTCGATCTGCTGCCAAGATGAACAGCAAAAACTAGAGTATAACCAAGCGGAGGAAACAAAGATGAAGACCAAGATCAAAATGGTGGCCGGCCTCGCCGGCGCGGTGCTGGCATTCGCCGGCAGCCAGGCCATGGCGGCCGAGAAGGTGATCATTGCCATCGGCACCAGCGTGTTCGATGCCTCGCAGGCCAACAACACCTCCTATCCGATTTTCAGCAAGTGCTGGGAAAAGGAAGGGCTGAATGTCGAATTGCAACCGACCAGCTCCACCGCCGCGATGCAGGCCGTGCTTTCCGGCCAGGCGCAGATGGTGAATATGGGCCCCGCCGCCGGTGTCATCGCGCGCGGCAAGGGTGCGCCGCTCACCGCCGTCTATGTCAACATGCGCAAGAACTTCCAGTTCCCAGTGGTGCTGGAAAGCAGCCCGATCAAGACCATTGCCGATTTCAAGGGCAAGACCATGGGCGTTTTCTCCTATGGCGCGCAGATGGTGAAGGTGTTCCGTGGCATGGCCTCGGAAGCCGGCCTCAACCCGGACAAGGATCTCAACATCGTCGAGACCGGCGTCGGTGCTCAGGCCATCACCGCGCTGCAGACCGGCCGTGTCGATATCTGGGGCACCTGGGATTCGCAGATCGCCACCGCCGAGAATGCCGGCCTGAAGCTGCGCCGCTTCACCACGCCGGCAGCCGAGAAGCTGACCTGGGGCGGTTCCTACTTCGTCCGTGACGATTATGTGAAGAGCAACCCACAGGCGATTGAGAAGACGCTGCGCTGCATCGCGCAAGGCTCGGTTGCCGCCATCGCCAATCCGCAGGGCGCGGTGAAGGCGCATTGGCAGGTCTATCCGGCCACCAAGCCGAGCGGCATCGAGGAATCGAAGGCCTTCGAACAGGCGCTGCATCTGCTCAACACCCGCATCGAGTTCCTGAAGCTCAATCCGGGCGAGCGCTGGGGCGAATTCCCGCATGAGATGGTTGCCGAGACCGTCAAGTTTATGCGCGAGACCGGCGAGCTGCAGAACGACATCGACCCGCGGACGCTCTACACGAACCAGTTCGTGGAAGGCATCAACCGTTTCGACGCCAAGGCGGTCGAGGCGGCAGCCAAGGCGATCAAGTAAGATGGGCAGCGCCACTGCATCCGGTTCGGCCGGCAGCCGCTTGAAGCGACTGCTGGAAGCCCGCTCGATGGCCCTGATCCCCGGCTGCCATGACGCCCTCGGCGCCAGGCTGATCGAGGATGCCGGTTTCGAGGCGGTCTACATGTCCGGCTTTTCGGTGGCGGCCAGCTTTGGCCGCCCCGATCTCGGCATCCTGACCATGACCGATGTGGTGGCGCGTTCCATCCAGATTGCCGAAGCCGTGTCGGTGCCGCTGCTGGTGGATGCCGATACCGGCTATGGCGGGCCGCTGAATATCGCCGAGACCGTGCGCCGCCTGGAGCAGGGCGGCGTCGCTGGGCTGCATCTGGAAGACCAGAAGACGCCGAAGAAATGCGGCGCGCTCGCCGGCAAGGAACTGGTGCCGGTGGAAGAAATGTGTGCCCGCATCATCATCGCCAAGCGGGCGCGGCGCGGCGAAGATTTCGTCATCGTCGGGCGCACCGATGCCGTCACCGTGGCCGGCCTGGATGAAACCATCCGGCGCTGCAAGGCGATGGCCGAGGCCGGCGCCGATGCCATCATGGTGCCGTCGCTGGAAACGCCGGAGCAGCTTCGCGCCGTTGCCACCTGCGTGTCCAAGCCGGTGCTGTATGTCGCCGCCGAAACCGTGCGGACGATGTATGACGCCAAGCAGCTTGGCGAATTCGGCTTCGCGGCTTCGCTCTATCCGCTGTCGCTGATCATGGCCAGCGTGGCGGCGCAGCGTACCGTGCTGCGCGACCTGCGCAGCACCGGCAACACGGCACAGCATATTCCGAACATGACGCCCTTCCGCGAAGTCGGCGCCCTGGTGGGCACGCCGGCGGCGGGCGAAGAAGAAGCCGCCCTGGTGGCGGGGACGGGTACCTGATGGCTGGTGCAACGGCGGCACAGAAAATCCTGGCCCGCGCTGCAGGGCGCGATCAGGTGGCAGTGGGCGAGGTGATCTGGGCCGAGCCGGATCTAGTCACCACGCCGGAAGTGTCGTTTCCGGCCTATGTGAAGCGGCTGGACAGTATCGGCGTGCGCAAGTTCCGTTACCCGGAACGCGTTGTTGTTGCCATCGACCATGAAGTGCCGGTGCATAGCCGCGATGGTGCCGAGCGCAACCGGCTGACCCGCCGGCTGGCGGAGGAATTCAAGGTCGGCCATTTCTACGATGGCGATGGCATCACCCATCCGCTGGTGGTGGAGCAGGGTCTGGTGCGACCGGGCATGTTTTGCGCCGGCGCTGATTCCCATGCCCCGGGTCTTGGCGGCGTTGGCGCGCTGTCCATGCCGTTCGGTTTCGAGCTGACCATGATCCTGGCATTGGGCCGCATCTGGCTGCCGGTGCCGGCCAGTGTGCGCGTGGTGCTGGAAGGCCGCTTGAGCCCCGGCCTCGCGGCGCGTGATATCATTCTGCAGGTATTCCGCCAGCTTGGCGCCGAGCGCGCCCATGACAAGGTGATCGAATTCACCGGGCCCGGCATCGCTTCCCTGAGCGTGCGCGAACGCATGACGCTCTGCGGTCTCTGCGTCGATCTCGGCGGCGTCACCGGCCTGGCGCCGGCCGACGCGGTGGCGCTGCAGTATCTGTGCGATATCGGCATGGCGGACGCAGAAGCCGTGACATCCGATGCCGATGCCGTCTTCGCCGATGAAATCCGCATCGATCTGGCGAGGCTGGAACCGCAGGTTTCGGTTCCGCCGTCGCCGCTGGATGTGCAGACCGTGGCCGAACTCGGTCCGGTGCCGATCCAGCACGCCTATATCGGTTCCTGCGTTTCCGGCAGCCTTGCCGAATTGCGCAGCGTGGCGGATTTCCTGAAATCCCGCAAAGTGCATAACGGCGTGCAGATGCTGGTGATTCCGGCCACCCGCAGCGTCTATCGCCAGGCAATGGCGGAAGGGCTGCTCGATACCATCCTGGCGGCCGGCGCACAGGTGGCGCCACCCACCTGCGGCCCGTGTTTCGGCGGCTTGGCGCAACTGGCGCCGGGCGAGGTGCGCATTTCCACCAGCACGCGCAACGATCCTGGCCGCATGGGCAGCAAGGAAGCATCGATCTACCTGGGCAGCGCGCTCACGGTGGCGGCGTCGGCGGTGGCCGGCCATATCGCCGATCCGCGCGCTGTTTTCGGGCAGGAGGGAGGTCGGCGATGAGCATCATCCACAGCGGGCGCTGCTGGAAACTGCCCGATGAAGTGTCGAGCGATCAGTTG is a genomic window containing:
- a CDS encoding phenylacetate--CoA ligase family protein produces the protein MAEARPFSDKFWDERETWSRDRLESEQLAALKRQLAYVGANSIYYKRAFKEVGFDPAGLKSFADLSRLPLTKKADYVASVQRQPPWGEFVAAPREQVRRVHFSSGTTAKPAPQFWTEADLTRWADNYARGAWSQGVRPGQVFQCLFTYTWFVGGLGATAGYQRAGAICIPAGSGETERQVHSIYEFGTEIICGTPSFMLHLAETAAKLGYDSAASPVKRIMVGGEPGASIPATRKRIEELWGAKCYDAYGSLEFQTIGWDCEAQTGPHLLEDFAYAEIVDPETGKAVNDGQRGVLVLTHLDKQAGPLVRWWTGDIVSRRRETCACGRTHARLINGVLGRGDDMLVIRGVNLFPSAVEELIRSTSGTTDEYRIIVGGKLTDAGGFPTGIRLQVEALSDAPADLGQRLSVLIKERLQVRAEVELLAPDTLARSSHKSKRVIQEPAG
- a CDS encoding ABC transporter substrate-binding protein, whose translation is MKTKIKMVAGLAGAVLAFAGSQAMAAEKVIIAIGTSVFDASQANNTSYPIFSKCWEKEGLNVELQPTSSTAAMQAVLSGQAQMVNMGPAAGVIARGKGAPLTAVYVNMRKNFQFPVVLESSPIKTIADFKGKTMGVFSYGAQMVKVFRGMASEAGLNPDKDLNIVETGVGAQAITALQTGRVDIWGTWDSQIATAENAGLKLRRFTTPAAEKLTWGGSYFVRDDYVKSNPQAIEKTLRCIAQGSVAAIANPQGAVKAHWQVYPATKPSGIEESKAFEQALHLLNTRIEFLKLNPGERWGEFPHEMVAETVKFMRETGELQNDIDPRTLYTNQFVEGINRFDAKAVEAAAKAIK
- a CDS encoding isocitrate lyase/PEP mutase family protein; translation: MGSATASGSAGSRLKRLLEARSMALIPGCHDALGARLIEDAGFEAVYMSGFSVAASFGRPDLGILTMTDVVARSIQIAEAVSVPLLVDADTGYGGPLNIAETVRRLEQGGVAGLHLEDQKTPKKCGALAGKELVPVEEMCARIIIAKRARRGEDFVIVGRTDAVTVAGLDETIRRCKAMAEAGADAIMVPSLETPEQLRAVATCVSKPVLYVAAETVRTMYDAKQLGEFGFAASLYPLSLIMASVAAQRTVLRDLRSTGNTAQHIPNMTPFREVGALVGTPAAGEEEAALVAGTGT
- a CDS encoding SDR family NAD(P)-dependent oxidoreductase, whose protein sequence is MSDAVLKDGCLKAETVVVTGAGSGLGRAIALRLLGLGARVIGIGRRAERLEETGALAGNHSGRYAVQALDVRDEAAITEAAKAIGEKHDVTALVNNAGGQFVAPATEISRRGWNSVIDLNLTAVFRLCQLFQPALAKSGGAIVNISLSPIERGAIGMAHGVAARAGVLGLTKSLALEWAEQGIRVNCIGPGSVATAGLDDEVSAETRPRLVAGIPLGRLTRPEEVAEFVGYLISPAGRMISGQMLQIDGLAHLGAPVDLLPR
- a CDS encoding 3-isopropylmalate dehydratase large subunit; this translates as MAGATAAQKILARAAGRDQVAVGEVIWAEPDLVTTPEVSFPAYVKRLDSIGVRKFRYPERVVVAIDHEVPVHSRDGAERNRLTRRLAEEFKVGHFYDGDGITHPLVVEQGLVRPGMFCAGADSHAPGLGGVGALSMPFGFELTMILALGRIWLPVPASVRVVLEGRLSPGLAARDIILQVFRQLGAERAHDKVIEFTGPGIASLSVRERMTLCGLCVDLGGVTGLAPADAVALQYLCDIGMADAEAVTSDADAVFADEIRIDLARLEPQVSVPPSPLDVQTVAELGPVPIQHAYIGSCVSGSLAELRSVADFLKSRKVHNGVQMLVIPATRSVYRQAMAEGLLDTILAAGAQVAPPTCGPCFGGLAQLAPGEVRISTSTRNDPGRMGSKEASIYLGSALTVAASAVAGHIADPRAVFGQEGGRR